The genomic stretch ACCGCAGCTCGGGCCGCAGCCGCGGCGTGGTGGTGGTGCGGCGGATCTGAGGGCGTTACAACGCGTCGGTCTGCACCGCCACGGTCCGTGGCGACACGGCCTGTGCTGCGCCCGACGGCCCCTGCCCGCTTCCAGCTGAACCCGGCGAGGCGGCTGCTCCCCCTGCTGGGCGCACTCTGTGGTGCCGCCCTGATCCACATGCCCCCAGCCAGCGCCGTGCCGCTGATCCCCGACTCGGCCAGCGGCGCGGGCTCTGAAGACGAGACCTGGACTGAGGCCATTCGGCAGCAGCCAGGCGATGGTCCACCGGCGGCGGCCCTGCTGGCGCCGCTTCCTCTGGCCCCCGGGTCTCCTGAGGCGCCCCCCAGGCCCGAGCGGCCGGCAACGGTTCCCGCTCAGGTGGCGGTGGGCGATCTTGTCCTCGAAGGTCAACCGCCGGGGCCTGGCGAGGCTGCCGCCAGGCCGCCAGAGCCGCTGCATTACCCCCTGGCCCGCCCCGCCAGCGAGCAGGACCCCTGGGGCTGGCGTTACGCGAGAGCCGGCGGGGCCTGGCGCATGCACACCGGTGTGGATCTGGTCGCGCCTGAGGGCACCGCCGTGCTGGCCGTGAACGGGGGCCGGGTGCAGCGGGTCGATGTGATTTCGGGCTATGGCCTCACGGTGCTGATCGACCACGGTGGCGGCTGGTCGAGCCTCTATGCCCACCTGCTGGAGGCCAGCGTGAGCGCGGGCGAGAGCCTGCGGGCCGGGCAGCCCCTGGGTCTGGTGGGCCAGAGCGGCAATGCCAGCGGCCCGCACCTGCATCTGGAGCTGCGCCAGCGGCAGCCGCAGGGACTGGTGGCGGTGGACCCCACACCGCTGCTGCCCGCGCCTCCCTCCGCTGGTCCCATCGCCGGTGACCTGCGCCCCTGAGCGCTGCTGATCAAGCTCAGTCGACCACTGGTCAACCCGCCTCGGAGCCGGTACCGTCCGGCGCAATTGGCCGGGTGGATGGATGCCGTTTCATGCTGTTACTGCCGCTCGCGCCATTCCGCGGTTGCTCGGGGCAACCCTGGCCCTTGGGGCCACGTCCTGGCTGACACCCGCTGCTGAAGCCAATCAAGCGGGCCAGTCGCAGGTGCTCACAGCCATCCGCCAGGTGTGGCCCGCTGCGCACCACGAGTCGGCCATCCGGCTGGCGCGCCTGGAGAGCGGCCTCTCCCCCACCGCCCGTGGCTGTGCCGGGGCCTGCCTCGGCCTGTTCCAGATCCACTACTCGGCCAACCGTCAGCTGATGGCCGCGATGGGCATCCACACGCCGGACCAGCTGCTGGATCCGGTCGTCAACAGCACCGTGGCCTATCGCCTGTTCCGCGAATCGGGCTGGAGCCCCTGGGGCGGTCAGCCCTGAGCGCTCGGGCTTGCCAGGGGAAGACACGTGTCGTCAGGGATGATCCGGATCACCCATCGATGTCCGCCGGTTTTCGGAACGACAGACGTCGCTGCGTTTTCTCACCAGATTATTGCGTGGCCTCAAGCACTCGACTATGGCCGCGGATTTGCCGGTGAAACGGCTGAAAGACGAACTCAAAATGCTCGCCACCAGCAACCTCATCTCGAACCCTGTATTTTGCTAAAAGCTCTAGAAATTCCTCAACGTCCACCACAACTCACTACCAATCACCACCCTGGAGGTGATCGATGAGCTGATCACCCTGGCCAAGCAACTCGACGCCCTCGCCAACAACAACAGCAACACCGAGGACAGCGCCAGGATGAGCGTGATGGTGAAACGCATCTTCAACAGTTCCGGTTACACCTGAGACACCGGTGGCATTGGCTTAAGCCGCCGCTCCATCTCCTTGGCTACCCGCGCCGTCTACTCCTTCACTGGCTTCCCCGGCACTCCCGAGCGCCATCTCTACCTCCACCACGACGGCTACCCCACCGGCGCCGCGTGGCGCTTCGCCACCGCCCTGCGCCACAGCCAGGAGGCCTCCTCGTTCCTCGCCTCCTTCCTGAGCACCCAGCCCAGGGCGGAAGTGCTCAGCGGGGCGGAGCAGTCCGCCGATGCCGAGTACCGCTACCAGGTGCGGCTGCTGGAGCGCAGCGATACCCGCCTGCAGGTGGCCTGCTGGCGCCGGCTTCCGGAGGGCTCCAGCTGGCAGCCCCGTTGCGGGCCCGTGCCCCTGGCGGTGTTCATCCAGCGCTTCCTGCCGGGGGAGCTGCCGTGATCAGGCCGAGCGTGCGCTCACAGCGCCGCAGGCCCTCGGCGCAGTCACCCCGCATCAGCAATCCGGCGCCGCCCCAGAGCAGCCGTTGCGGCAGATCGAGGGCTCCCGCACCCAGCTCCCGCAAGGGCTCGAAGCCCAGCCGGCGGAAGTAGCGCACCAGGCGGCGGTGCTGGTGCTCGTCGTCGCGGATGGCCAGCAGCGCGGCGCGGCGGCAGGGGGTGTGCTCCAGCGCCCAGGCGAAGGTGGCGGCCCAGATCAGCGGACCCACCAGGGCTGCGGCCGGCTCGCCGCGCGGCACCTGGATGCGCAGGGTGTCGAGATGGAGGCCATCGGGCAGCGGAATCGCCCAGCCCTTGAGCTCCCCCAGCAGCTGGGGGCCGCCCTCGGGGCCACGGCGGGCCACCCCCACCCGCAGCCCCCGCAGCGCCGCCGGCCCGCTCACCTGCAGGCGCAGCAGCAACCCCTGTGACGCTCCCCACACCTCCAGCTCCGCCAGGTGGCTCATGCGGGGAACGGCTCCCAGGCCAGCACCGTCTCCAGGGGCAGGGGGCCCCGGATGTGGGGGAAGAGCTCGCCGCTGCCGGGGGCCGGCTCCTCCTCCACCTCAATGCCGGCCGCCGCGAGGCGCCCGGGATCGATCGTGAGCAGCAGCACATCGGCCGCATCGGCATAGAAGCGCTGGTGGGTGGCCTCGAGCTGATGGCTGTGGCTCGCGTGGATGAAGCCCACGTCCTCCAGGCTCAGGCCGCGGCTGGAGCGGCGGTAGATCCCCTCGCACTTGGCGGCGCGCCATTCCGGTGCCAGGGCCAGGTGATACAGCCAGCGCGGCGAGCGCCAGGCGGCTCGCAGTGCCCAGGGCGGGGCCATCACCGCCGCCAGCTCGGGGCTGGCGAGAAACCGCCCCAGCCACGCCTGCACCGCCGTCAGACCCGCTGCGGCCTCGAACCCCTCCGGATCCGCCAGGCGGAACTGGCGCACAAACGGCAGCAACGCCAGATCCGCCAGGGAGGGCCGCTCCCCCAGCTGGGGCAGCTGCTCATTCCAGGCGCGCAGGATCGTCAGGGCCGCCGCCCGGTGCTCCTCGGGGTCGGCGCCCGGGTGACGGCCGGCGTACTTGAAGCGGTCGAGATGGTGCTTGAAGGGACCGTCGTTGCTGGCGATCAGCGCCTCGATCAACGCCCGCTCGGCCGCGTCACCCGATGTGTCGGCCCGCCGCAGCAGATCACCGGGGTCGTGGCGCTCCAGGGCCCAGCGCATCACCGCCAGGCTCTGATCGATCACGGAGCCAGCTCCATGGCTCTGGCCTGCTGAGGTGCCATTGGCTGACAGCACCAGCACCGGCACCGTGCCCTTCGCGGAGGCCTCCAGCAGTTCGGGGGGCTTGGCCTTCAGGTTCACCTCCCGCAGCTCCAGGTCAGGGCCGGGCCGCACCCCCGCCGCCGCCAGGGCCAGCCGGGCCCGGATCGCATAGGGGCAGCGGCGGAAGCTGTAGAGGATCGGCCGATCCGCCCTGGGCACAGACCGGATCACCAGGGCGTCCCATCCTTGCGGCTGAAGCGCCAGCCGTCATCCAGCTCCCGGGCCTGCAGGTCGTCGTCGGGATAGTCGACCTGATCGCCGGGGGTGCGATCGCCGATCTCCAGCAGGATCACCGTCTCGGCGCCGCGGTTCACCAGGTGATGCGCATTCCCCCGGCCCGCCGCGAAGCCTGCCGCCATCCCCGGGGCCAGCTCCAGTTCCCCCTCGTCGCTGATCAGGGTGGGATGCCCCTGCAGCACATACACGAATTCATCCTGGAGGCTGTGGGCATGGCGCAGGGCCGTGCAGGCTCCCGGGGGCAGCAGGGTCTGGTTCACGCCGAACCGGCTCAGGCCGAAGAGATCACCCAGGACCCGCTTCTCCCGTCCGGCCAGTCGCGCCGCGAAGGGGGCCGGATAGGAGCTGGCCCGCTGGCGCGGCGGCACCGCGCTCGCCAGCACGGCCCTGGGCTGTCGGTCAGGCTCCAGCCAGCCGTGGCGGGCGTCCGCCGACCACAGCCGCTCCGGTGAGTAGGCCCTCAGGGGCCAGGCGGGATCCGCCAGGGGGGAGCTCAGCAGCTGCTCCAGTGACTCCAACAGCGGGAGCTCCTGATGGCTCGCCTGGTGAGCGGCCACCGCCCGCAGGAACCAGCGGGTGAGGGTCTCGTGGTAGCCGGAGCCGTCGCTGTTCGGGGTGCCGGTGGCCTCGTTGTAGGCGCGGATCCGCTGGCGCAGATGGACCAGGGCCTGGTCATGGCCCCACCGGCGCAGGCTCACCAGCGCCACCAGCAGGTGGGCCTGGTGGGTCCAGTGCGAGCGGGGAAGGCTGCCGTTCTCAAAGGCGGCCGCAACGGCCTCGATGGCCTCAGGTGTCGACCACGACGCCACAACTGAAGCCATCACCAGATCGGCCATGGGCCCCCTCAGCTGGTGAAGACCTGGGCGATGTGCACCTGGCCCCGCCGCTCTGCCAGCTCAACCTGGCGCTGGCGTTCCATCAGCTGGGCGCGGCGCTCCGGGGAGAGACCATCAACGCAATGGCGGCAGCTCACGCCCTTCTCGTAGCTCGCCAGCTGGCGGTCGCTGGGCGAGAGGGGCCTGCGGCAGCCGTGGCACAGGCTGTGCTCACCGGGCTCCAACTGGTGATTCACGGCCACCCGCTGATCGAACACGAAGCATTCGCCCCGCCATTGGCTGGCCGGCTCCGGCACCTGCTCCAGATAGCGCAGGATGCCGCCTTCGAGGTGATGCACCCCCTCGAAGCCCTGCTCGAGCAGATGGGCCGTGGCCTTCTCGCAGCGGATGCCACCGGTGCAGAACAGCGCCAGGGCCTGGGGTTCGCGCTCCGCCACCAGGGGGCGCAGCACCGTCTCCACCCAGTGGGGGAAATCAGCGAAGCGCTCCAGGCCCGGATCGATCGCCCCCTCGAAACTGCCCAGCGCCACCTCATAGGAGTTGCGGGTGTCGATCACCAGGGTGCCGGGATCGCCGATCAGCCGGTCCCACGCGGAGGGCGCCACGTAGGTGCCCACCCGCTCGCCGGGTCGGGCTTCGGGGCGGCCCAGGGTCACGATCTCGGCCTTGAGGCGCACCTTCAGCCTGTGAAAGCCGGGCCGCTCGCTCCAGCTCAGCTTGGCCTCCAGATCCGCCAGGCGTGGATCGGCGCGCAGGTGAGCGAGCACCGCGCTCACCCCGTCCTCGGGGCCGGCGATCGTGCCGTTGATGCCCTCCTCCGCCAGCAGCACGGTGCCCTTCACCCCCTGGCTCCCGGCCAGCGCCAGCAACTCCTCGCGCCAGGGCGGCAACTCGGCGGCGGAGAAGGTCACGAACTTGTAGAAGGCCGCGATCCTCTCGCTCAAACCGCCATCTCCACACGCACCCCCGCCGCCGCCAGCAGCGCCCGGTCGGAGTCCACATCGGGGTTGCCGGTGGTGAGCAGGGTGTCGCCATAGAAGATGGAATCGGCCCCCGC from Synechococcus sp. CBW1107 encodes the following:
- a CDS encoding M23 family metallopeptidase codes for the protein MATRPVLRPTAPARFQLNPARRLLPLLGALCGAALIHMPPASAVPLIPDSASGAGSEDETWTEAIRQQPGDGPPAAALLAPLPLAPGSPEAPPRPERPATVPAQVAVGDLVLEGQPPGPGEAAARPPEPLHYPLARPASEQDPWGWRYARAGGAWRMHTGVDLVAPEGTAVLAVNGGRVQRVDVISGYGLTVLIDHGGGWSSLYAHLLEASVSAGESLRAGQPLGLVGQSGNASGPHLHLELRQRQPQGLVAVDPTPLLPAPPSAGPIAGDLRP
- a CDS encoding transglycosylase SLT domain-containing protein, coding for MLTAIRQVWPAAHHESAIRLARLESGLSPTARGCAGACLGLFQIHYSANRQLMAAMGIHTPDQLLDPVVNSTVAYRLFRESGWSPWGGQP
- a CDS encoding DUF952 domain-containing protein, coding for MPRADRPILYSFRRCPYAIRARLALAAAGVRPGPDLELREVNLKAKPPELLEASAKGTVPVLVLSANGTSAGQSHGAGSVIDQSLAVMRWALERHDPGDLLRRADTSGDAAERALIEALIASNDGPFKHHLDRFKYAGRHPGADPEEHRAAALTILRAWNEQLPQLGERPSLADLALLPFVRQFRLADPEGFEAAAGLTAVQAWLGRFLASPELAAVMAPPWALRAAWRSPRWLYHLALAPEWRAAKCEGIYRRSSRGLSLEDVGFIHASHSHQLEATHQRFYADAADVLLLTIDPGRLAAAGIEVEEEPAPGSGELFPHIRGPLPLETVLAWEPFPA
- a CDS encoding cupin domain-containing protein — encoded protein: MADLVMASVVASWSTPEAIEAVAAAFENGSLPRSHWTHQAHLLVALVSLRRWGHDQALVHLRQRIRAYNEATGTPNSDGSGYHETLTRWFLRAVAAHQASHQELPLLESLEQLLSSPLADPAWPLRAYSPERLWSADARHGWLEPDRQPRAVLASAVPPRQRASSYPAPFAARLAGREKRVLGDLFGLSRFGVNQTLLPPGACTALRHAHSLQDEFVYVLQGHPTLISDEGELELAPGMAAGFAAGRGNAHHLVNRGAETVILLEIGDRTPGDQVDYPDDDLQARELDDGWRFSRKDGTPW
- a CDS encoding rhodanese-related sulfurtransferase, with the protein product MSERIAAFYKFVTFSAAELPPWREELLALAGSQGVKGTVLLAEEGINGTIAGPEDGVSAVLAHLRADPRLADLEAKLSWSERPGFHRLKVRLKAEIVTLGRPEARPGERVGTYVAPSAWDRLIGDPGTLVIDTRNSYEVALGSFEGAIDPGLERFADFPHWVETVLRPLVAEREPQALALFCTGGIRCEKATAHLLEQGFEGVHHLEGGILRYLEQVPEPASQWRGECFVFDQRVAVNHQLEPGEHSLCHGCRRPLSPSDRQLASYEKGVSCRHCVDGLSPERRAQLMERQRQVELAERRGQVHIAQVFTS